The sequence GGTGATTATATCAGATGGGGAGTGGATGAAGGAGCTAGGGCGGTTTCATCTGGGGAAGATGGGGCCTCAGACATGTGAAGGACTGCCATGTAGGAAACAGAAAGAATAGATTCCGACACCCCAGGAGACAGACCTGGGACAATTGGGTGGCAGCGAGATGTGCTCAGATTCTGGCTTAACGAGAAGACTTTTTAACAAGCAGAACTGCCTGAAGTTGGAGCCTTGTGAGACAGTGCCCCCTGGCCCTGTTCCTGGAAAGTTCAGGCTGAGGCTGGGTACCAGCTCTCATGAATGTGGTACAGGGGGCTCCTGCCTAGGATGACAGGGGGGACAGGCTGGACTTGATCACTTTGGAGTCCTTCATATCCTCCACACATAATCTGGTGGTGGTGTGTGGAATGGACTGAAGGGGGAGGACTAGATTTACCTGGAGTGGCATTTTTGGGGAGAGACAATGGGGAGGAATTCTGGTCACCCAGCTCTTTTGCCCTGGTGCCCACCTAAGGAATCATTGGTGGGATGGCAGCTGTCTGGGTCCAACATAGCGGGTTTCTTATCTTGGTGCCAGTGGCCTCCCTCGTCAGCCTGGGACAACTCTGCCTAGAGCAGAGGAGAAGAGTAGGGGCAGAGGATCCTTGGGGTAAGGGCTTCCTGGGTCTGGCCCCTGCCATGTTTCTCTAAGAGTGGGATGGGGGCTGGAGAGGCCTGAGGCTGGAGAGAGCTGCCTTAGGGGCCAGACTCCCTCAAGGTGGAGGTGATTTCTCCCGCAGATGCTGCGTCCAGgtgggtgggagaaggaagggttGGGAGTCTTCAGGTGTCTCACCAGCCCGTCTTCCTCCCCCTGGTGTTCCATCTGCCCTCAGACATGGAGTCGGAGCTGCTTCGGGGGAGCCAGGCCATCACGCTTCGCTCGGCAGATCTGACGGGGCTGGAGAAGCACGTGGAGCAGATCCGGAACCACATCAATGGGCGCGTGCTCTACTACGCCACCTGCAAGTGATGCGCCAGCGTCCAGCCTGTGGCCCTGCTCATCTGCCCTCTTTGCTTCTGGGGGCCAGGCTGGCTTGGAATACTGTCCAGCTGCAGGAAAAGTTTTATGCAACCTAAAGCACAGCCTGGAACACCCTGGTGTGCAGTTGTTAGGATCACCCTGGGCTGCAGCTGAGCCTGGGCTGATGGGACAACTACCGCTGAGGGACAGACATGGTGGAGGCGGGCCACATCATTGTAACCAGGAGCTCTCAAGTGGAGGGCGCTTGGCTGGGCAGTGTCCTTGCCCTTCATTCTCTGTTTTGGCTGAATCCTGGACCAACACAGAAACATAACTAAAAATGATGTACAAGTGAAAAACCCAATAAAAATCTATAGAAAGGAGCCTGGAGTTTCAAAGAGGGGAAATAGTCTGTCTCCCTGTGAAGTAAacatttctcatttgtttctgtcTCCCATCTGGGGTTCCTGGGtactcctctgctcaagcccgaGGCCTGGTGGTGGGTGAAGAATAGGCTGCCCCCACTCTGCTCAGTCTAGCGACTCATCACCCAGACTTAGGGAGACGGGGCCCCTTTGCTCCAGCAACTGATGGATTCTATACTTGAGCGACCAGAGGAGGCGTTTTCACCTCTGAACAACTATACAGTTTCTCGTTtacagaagaaaatgtagaaatcCAGAGACAGGAAGCAAGCTGTTCAAAATCACACAGCTCCTTGAGGCAGAACTAAGACCAGACCCTGTGTCTCTAGAGATCTCAGAAAGAAGCTGtaaatggatgtgtgtgtgtgtgtgtgtgtgtgtgtgtgtgagtgtgtgtgctgaAAATACGGAAATGGCACGAACGTTTGTGTGCTAACTGTGGCCCGGATGCTGTGCTAGCATTTTATCTACATGAACTTCTTGGTCTTTATTGATCAGAGTAATTACTTATTGAGCTCTATGCTAGATACATCATCTGCATTATCTCATGATGTAGGTGGCACTGTTGTCCCcaagtgaggaaaccaaggcacaaaaGGTTCAGTGACTCCCCCAAGGTCACAGATGTGGCAGGCAGGGCAGAGCTAGGCCTCAAACCCAAGTTCATCTATTACAGGCATTAGGAGGATGGCTGCTCAGGCTGGACTGTCTGGGTTCCGGTGGCACCTCTGCCAAGGGGTTGTTCTGAGAAGGAAATGAGTTGATGCGTGTAGCTCATGTCACTAGGTGCCTGGCCCACTGTGTGTCCCCCGACCACTCCTACCATCGCTAGGTCCTACCTGACCTCAAGCTCTCTGTGCATTTTCCACTCCAGGAGGCCCAGAAGCCCCTGAGCTGCTTCTGACTTAGAGAAGAACCAAAAGAAGCctcatagaaaaaaatatgttcattttattcaGCACAACACAGAGCCTGAAGCTGGAGGGAGCGGGAGACCAGAAAACTGGGAAGGGACAAGAACAATGTGTCTGATtttcagggagagagaggggagcagagccaggatttgaattacTCGCTGAAAGAACAGTCAGCTTCCAATTTTCACTTAATtgagtgtgtgtgtagagggCATCTGGCCAGGATAATAATTCCTGACAGTACCTTGccttgggtttctttctttttcatcttggaGGGTGTGGTCCTGCTTttggatgggggcagggagagaggtggATGAGAAGAGTGCTGGGTGTAGGCTGGCCAGGTTTGGAGCTAATCCTGGAGTTAGGATTTGAACTTGGAGAGCTCACAAGCAGACCACGAAGCTGCCTGTCATTCATGCAGATGCGCAGGCCACTCCATTAACGAGCCCATTCTGGCTACGAGGACGGAGGCTGGAGAGGCAAGGTCCAGGGTGTGCTGAGCGGGGAGTCTGGATAGATGCTCCATATGGCTTTGCTCGGAGATGGTGACACAGCTTGGCCAGCCCATTAAGCTTTTCAGGACAAACGACACAGACCTGGGTGAGCGCTATCTACGGACACTCTGCAGAGCCACGGCACGTAGGGTTGGGGGCACGGAGCAGGCAGGCCAGGGGGACCTGGAAGCCTCGggtgccgctccgcccgcctacAGCTTCGGTGAGGCCTCCACGCTTGGGACTCACTCCTGGGCCTTCTGTGAGGGTCTGTCCCAGGTGGCAGCTGTCTGCTGCTTCTGATCAGGCCTTGCTCGGCTTgctctcccttcttcccactgCAGCGTAGACTCCAGGTTTGGAAAGGCAGAGAAGAGGTGAATAGCTATCTCTCCTGCAGAAGAAGGGGGTTCAGGGTGGGGGGGTGCTGTCGCCTCTGGTACCCCTCGGACCCCATCACTGAGACTCTGTGACTGCGATTTCCCCCTGAGCCCACGGCCCTGGCCCTCCTCCCTCTAGTTCCCTCACCTGAAAATTGTAGTGACACAGACACAGGCCCCTGGGATCACATAATGAGACAGACTCCAGTCTGCCCcaccctgcagtgggagctgccGCTGGCTTTAACTGGCACCATGACCTCCGATTTGAAGTTCCTGGAAAGGAAATGGAGCGGCCGGCTATGGTGGAGTAtttgaggaggaaggagagccGGGATAACTCTCTGTGCCTGTGGCTGCCACTCAGCCCTCCCTTTATGAGGTTCAGAAAGTACGAGCCTTTATAGAAAAGATGAATGAGATAACCAAGCCCCCAATGTCCCCCCGCAAAACACAGAGGCCCTGGAAACTCAAGGAATCTAACGCCCACCACTCAAATCTACCCAGCTTTCTGCAGGCATTTATAATCCCTGTTGCCTCACTAAACTTTGACAGTACCTCTGTGGGGCAGGCTGAGCAGGTATGATCCAatcaacccattttacagatgagcaaactagAAACAGAGATATGGATTGAAAAGACAGtggccacacagctggtgaggGGTGTGGACAGGACTGGAGGCATTTCCCttgaccccctcctccccccgcaTCCAGAGCACTTCCACCCTACAGAGCTGCCCCCAAATGGGAGAGGCTCTTTGGTCAATTTCTTTCAGCTCCATTGCCTGAGTTCTTTCAGACCCAGGCTGAGCAGGGCTAGGCCTTGGGCTTTGGCTGAAAATACATACTGTTTTCTGTTGGCCTTTTTGAGGAGCGTGGGCTCAGAGCAGTAGGAGGACTTCCCTTTGGTCCCGACGCTCAGGCAGCTGGAGCAGCAACCGCAGGGCCCGACGGCCAGGGGCCCCTGCTGCATGGGCACAAGGCTGCTGCTGATGCGGAGGGAGCCGTGGATCAGGCAGTTGAGGGACTTGCCCCCAGGGGCGGTGGGCTGGGGGCCGTGTTGGCAGGGCAGCCGGGTCAGGGCAGGGAGGGCCACACTCTGGTCCAGGGCTGGTGCCTCGGTGATGGTGAACTCAGGGGAGCTGGGTCTTGAGGCTTCAGACGCTTGAGTGACGGGTGGCCCGTGCTCCACCTCCGGGCGGACACCTGGGCTGTGCAGGTTCATGTGAAGCTTCCTCATGTGGTGGACCACGGCTGCTGCGTTGAAGGCTTGCTGAGGAGATACGAGACCAGTCTCTGGCTGTCTCCATCCTCAGAGGGCCGTAAGGCTTAAGCTTTCCCTTTGCCCTGGGACCTCTTGAAACCGATGTGTGCACTTCTCATTTCAGAGAGGGCTCAGGGAACTCCAGGGTCTGCTGGGAGTCTCCAAGgaaagcccctcccccagctgccccagcccagcctccagggCCTAGACAGCCTGCCCGCCTCCTGGAGAGGACCACTCACCCTCCACTTGCTCTTGGCAAAGTTCTTCTGGATCTGGAGGCTGACTGACGGGTAGATGTCCCGGTGGAGAGCTGTGTTTCCGTTAATCCTGTGGACGTGGAGGGGACCCCTGGCTAGTGGTGGTTACAGGGACTCAGCCAGGGGTTGGGCAGGGGGCTGGGCATGCAGGTCCAGGGTAAACTGAGTGGACTGCCTCAGGACAAGGGCAGCTGGAGCTATGAAGCGGCTGGAGGCAGGGCTCCTCTTTCCGCCGGGCAGGCCATAGGGGGTCTATGCTTTAGAAACTTGCTTTAGAGCTGGGTGGGCAACCTatagcctgtgggccaaatctacTCAttgcctgcttttgtaaataagatcttGCTGGGACACAGACGCGCCCGTTCATTCAGCTGTGGGCTATGCTGCTTCCGAGCTGCAACGGGCAGATTGAGTGGTTGCCATGGAGACGATACGgccagcaaagcctaaaatatttcctatctggCACTTTATAGAAAAAGAGTTTACtgaccccatccccccaccccatgtcagAGGGCGTTTGGGCTGTCACCATCCTTTGGCTCAAAACTTTGCTCAGAACCCACCTTCTCCTTCCTCAGTAAAGCCACCCAATCAATACAGGCTGCCCTTTTCTTGTCCCCTCAGCCTGTTATTTATCCATCTCTAAGTGTCCCTCAGACACTTGCCACGTACATAGTACTTTCTAGGTACTTAGGGACCCAGAGAAGTAACAGACGTGACCCTGATCGCTAGGGGCTTACAGTGTAGGTTTGAAGCCTTGTTTCATGCCATGAACTAGAGTAATTCATGGTGAGCTGTGTAATGGATAAGGAAAGACGGGAGGTCTGTCCAGATTGCAGGAGGCAGGGCTTTAGAGAAGGACAAAAACTGCTCTGGAGCCTGAAGAATGCTACATCGATTACAGGGCATTCGATGTGGTGAGAATGGTATGATCCAAGGTGTAACTTGGGAAAAACTTGGTTTGGAAggcgggggagggcagggagagcaATATAGCTATTAGGCCTTTCTGGAATACAGAAGGTACGCTGGGAATCCTGAGAAATGCAGTTGGAGGTAACGGGTCAGGCCAGATTAGGGAAAACCTAGGCTTGCTGTGGTGGCAGTTGGGGAGCTTGTAAATTTTCCAGCAGGGGTGTAGCATGAAAAAAGAAGTGTTTCAAGACTTTATTTACCTGCTTTACCAATTGGTTGCTTTGTGATTGTTCTCAGCGCACCTTGCATGGAACAGACTTTGATCCCAGAGTAAAATGATGCTCTTAAGGACAGGGCAAAGTTACCTGTCTAGCTGTATCTGCCTCCTGAACTTGACTAGACGACCCAGCTGCCACCATTGGGTCAGAATCCACTTACTTAAATGCTATTTTCTTCTCTAGCTAGATCTGGTATGTGCCCTTTGGATGTCACACAGTAAACAGCTAGGGCAAGCGGACTCCAGGGAAACATGCTGTGAACGAGTCAGCATGGTGTTTGCGGAACAACAGGTGAGGGTCTAGAGCCCATCCCCCGTTCCTCACTCACCAGGGGTGCCTCAAGGCCTTCTCACAGGTGTACCGCTCATTTGGGTCCTTCTCCAGCAAGTGGCAAATAAAATCCTTGGCTGGGGGAGCAATCAAAGATACAACAGATAAGGACCAGATTTCATGACTGATGGAAATTCACTTCCAGGCTGGTGGGTGGCACTGAAAGCTTTAGCTCATCTTCCGAAGAGGCAATTTTAAGAgtcttgaaagagagaaaaaccaaaCCACCTAACAACAACCCACCACAAACCACCAGAAAGGCTCTATGCAGCCGTGTCACCCACCCAACACTGGAGGCACATCTCTGGGCATGAGGCACCAACGTGCCTGATGCCATGCGGGTGCACGTTTGCACCAGTCAGGGGCCAGCACCGCACATGGGTACACGTGTGAATGCTAGCTTATCCCAGCTCTGATCCCCACTTAATGGACCCAACAACAAACACTGATAACCTTCCCACACACAGACATTGCAGACGCCTGATCTTGATACGTGAAAGGCGAAACTTGGCCTTGCTTTTGCCACTCCTGCCTGGAACACTCCCTTGTGCCTGGCTCTGCCCTCCTGGCCCCTCATCTGAACCACCTCCTCCACTGTTACCAGACATACTGCTGTTCTGCctccaggaaaacaaaagcattaaCCTGAGATGCGAATCACTTACTTGGCCTTTGACCCAGATGAAGATTTCTCCACTTTCCTTGGAGCCTGTTCTGTTAGATTCCCCAGGGACCGTCAAGAGCCAGGACTGGCATCCTCTGTTAAGCTCTTGTCTCTTGGCAGCCTCTGCCTTGAGCCTGTTATTTTGTCCTTCACACTGGCTGGTCTTACCTGACTCAGAAATGTCATCCCAGAACGGAGACTCAAACTCATAGTAGCCCTCCTTGATTTTCTCAAAAAGCTTAGACTCAGTGTCTTCATAGAAGGGGGGATACCCACACAGCCTGCAGTGGAATAGGAAGGTACATGCTGCTGAACGACCCCATCCTCCCTGGGCCAACGTCTCCCCTCTGTCCAGCCTCCCACTATATACACAGGCAGACAACATAAAggtccccaccagcagtgtgacCAGGACATGGGTCTGCCTCTGATTCAGGAATGATGCAGGTTCTGTCAAGTGTTTATGCAGGAGTCAAAGCTTGGAACAGGCCACCCTGAAAGGCCTCTTTGAACATTGTATCCCCCAAACCCTCACCACCTCTCCACATACTTCCCCTGACTCTCAGATGatatataaactatttttaagaagGATGGTAGAAATGTCCACTTGAATGTAAGTTTCATGAGGGATTTTTTTAGGCTCCTTTGTTCGCCATTCTTCAGTAATTAAACCACTGATTGGCACAGAGCAGACagtcagtgaatatttgttgagtagaTGAATGACGAGAAGCATTATTCAACATAAGCTGAGGAAATAGAGAAATGCATCCACACTAAGGAGTAAATGACTAATCACAGGTTATTTTCCTAAGAGCAGAGTTTGCTATAGGTGAGAAGGGGTGCTGGGGAAGAGGCGGTGAGCAGGTCTGGAAGGGAGAGCCTGAGAACGTGTGGAGAGGAGCAGTGACCGGGTTCGAGTTCATCCAGGCCATCATTTTGCCTTGGGCTGACGTTGCCAGGAGACAAATCTGAGATGTGAACATTTTGCCCACTTGGCTTCTAAGCTTAGCTTGGCTTCTCCCTATTTATTGCTCATTCCACAGAGTGGGACTCAATgcatttatatacagtaaatgggggtggggtgcttAAAGAGGGAGTGCCATGTGGCTGAACGGTGGGTTCACACTGAGCTCTGTTTTTATAACCTGGTGGAGATCAGGACAAGAGCCTTTGGAGCTGTGTgcgtaagtgtgtgtgtgtgcgcgcgtgtgtgcgtgcgtgtgtacaTGCACGTGCTTTGGAGGTGGATGTTACTCAAGGAGCTgagatggggaggagagaagaaagggtgAGCAGGCTCTGAGATTCCTCAGGAACTGAGCCAATGCCAGCTTCTACTCACAATATGTAAGTGATGACTCCAATGGACCAGCAATCCACAGCCTTGCTGTAGGGTTTCTGGGCCAACACTTCCGGAGCTGCAGCAAACCAAAGGCAGAGTCAAAGCTGAGCAGGGGCAAGAGAGAAGGCTGAGGGGTGAGGGACAAGTGTCAGGACGCAGCTTAGCGAAGAGGACTAGGGTAGCGCCTGGGATAGTGTTGttttttaagactgaaaattCCCCTAGGGCAGGGATTGTGTCTTTCCCAGCAGACTAAATCTTCCTCTGTCAGACTGAAAGTTCCCATGACAGGGCCTATGACTCCCCCATCAGACTGGGGATCTCCAGGGCTGAGTACTCTCTGGAGGCAGGGCTTATATCTCCCCACTCAGATGGGGGACCACCCAGTACAGGGACCTTGTGTCTCCTTGCAGACAGGAAAATCTGCAAGGTAAAggctgtctctcccactagattGGGATCTCCCTGAAAGCAGAAGTTCCATTAATTGAGGACTTCCATTGAGTAGTAACTGTCCCATCAGTCTCCGTTACCTTCTGAGGGCAGGGCTTAGTCTACCCCATCAGATCAAGAGCTCCATGAGGGAATGGGCCATGTCTTCCCCTGATTGGGAGCTCTAAGGCAATAGTGAGCTGCTGCTGCATTTATCCCAGATACCAGGGATTTGTATCCAATGGACTCAATATGTGCTGGTAAGTGACCAACCTCTCTTTTAGGGAGAGAGAAGCTTCCCTCTGTTGAGTCAGGGTTCTtcttcccactcccagccccaatCAGGTGATGAGTGGTTAAGAGGGAAGGGGCAGTAGTGGACGCTCTGAGTTTTGGCTTTCTCCCTCCTAGATCCCATGAATGCTCTCTCCTGGTACCCTGCCTGCTCTCACCTTTTGGGGGGCCCTGGAAGCCTATAGGGCTGTTAGGCAGGAGGCCCCACTTCTGCCAGTTTCCTAGGGTATTTTCTTGGGTGTATATTTGGGGACCCATATTTGAGTTCCTCAGATTCAAACACAACACTGTGCCTCCAGGATACCACCAGTTGGGGGGCTGAGGTCTTCTCCAGACTGGGAGAAAGTAGAAGGAGGTCTAGTGGCCAACCTCTCAGCAATTTACTGATCTCTGGGTTTGTGATCTTTTCTCTGTCCCTGGTCTAGATAAAGGCAGGGAGTCTGTCTGCAAAAGTGAGAGCAAAAGTATAGATAGGAGGAGTGGGAAGGCTCAGGGGTAGGATGCCTTTGAAGATGTAGGATTTGTGAGCAGGAGGGTCCAGATGGATTGGCTGGCCCTAAACCTCATAAGTGACTGTACTACCAGGATCACCCCTGAAATTGAACCCTGTCTCCTTACAACAATCCTTCTTCATGAATAACATCCATGTGGTGGAGTGTAGCCAACTGGTCAACCTCCCTTCTGTTCCTAGACTCACCCACGTAGCCTGGGGTCCCACAGGCAGTGGACATGACACCATTCTGCTCCATCTTGGAGAGGCCAAAGTCTGTGATCATGATCTTAGAATTCTCCTCAGGGGTGAGGTACAGCAGGTTTTCAGGCTATGGGAGAAGAGAAATATCATGTAATGCACGATATAATCACATGAAACAAGCATCACTTTCCTTCCCCTGAGGGAAGGAAATTTCTTAGGGAGCTGCATCCTGTGCTTCTGACTTCAAAGCCAGACTAATCTCcctccattcttccttccttcttcctaccGGACCTTCAACCCCTCTAACCCAGCACCTTGagttttggttttggccctgaCTTTGCTTAGCTTTATAACTATTAATGTACTAACCCTTCCCTCTTCTCATCTCTAACTACCCTAAGACTGTTTTGCTTGTTGAGGAAACCAGCCCttagtttattttctctgatcTCTCTAAAGTCTGGTAGGTGTCTGTTGCAATGTTGactttcaataagtatttattaaatttgaCTGTGGCTAA comes from Delphinus delphis chromosome 1, mDelDel1.2, whole genome shotgun sequence and encodes:
- the CAMK1G gene encoding calcium/calmodulin-dependent protein kinase type 1G, with the protein product MGRKEEDDCSSWKKQTTNIRKTFIFMEVLGSGAFSEVFLVKQRVTGKLFALKCIKKSPAFRDSSLENEIAVLKKIKHENIVTLEDIYESTTHYYLVMQLVSGGELFDRILERGVYTEKDASLVIQQVLSAVKYLHENGIVHRDLKPENLLYLTPEENSKIMITDFGLSKMEQNGVMSTACGTPGYVAPEVLAQKPYSKAVDCWSIGVITYILLCGYPPFYEDTESKLFEKIKEGYYEFESPFWDDISESAKDFICHLLEKDPNERYTCEKALRHPWINGNTALHRDIYPSVSLQIQKNFAKSKWRQAFNAAAVVHHMRKLHMNLHSPGVRPEVEHGPPVTQASEASRPSSPEFTITEAPALDQSVALPALTRLPCQHGPQPTAPGGKSLNCLIHGSLRISSSLVPMQQGPLAVGPCGCCSSCLSVGTKGKSSYCSEPTLLKKANRKQNFKSEVMVPVKASGSSHCRVGQTGVCLIM